In the genome of Verrucomicrobiia bacterium, one region contains:
- the rfbB gene encoding dTDP-glucose 4,6-dehydratase, with product MDGTVIVTGGAGFIGANFVRTLLKQTSWRICVVDKLTYAGNLESLEEVAKDPRYSFVHADITDGEAMEKLFRETRPAGVFNFAAESHVDRSIDSPDDFIQTNVVGTHTLLRVALHYYKELTEAAQKNFRFLHVSTDEVYGSLGATGLFMETTPYAPNSPYSASKAAADHLVRAYYETYKFPGLITNCSNNYGPFQFPEKLIPLTLLNALEGKKLPIYGDGSNVRDWLYVEDHCDGILLAFQKGKLGEKYNIGGNNERTNLQIVDRICEVLESVRPAAKNAALASQGMKRYADLKTFVRDRPGHDKRYAIDASKISKELGWKAKHPFDKGIVETIQWYLANGAWCEKVQSGKYGRERLGGEAPKKESMKRHS from the coding sequence ATGGACGGGACGGTGATCGTGACGGGCGGCGCGGGATTTATCGGCGCCAATTTCGTCCGTACCCTGCTCAAGCAGACCTCCTGGCGCATTTGCGTGGTCGACAAGCTGACCTACGCCGGCAATCTCGAAAGCCTGGAAGAGGTGGCCAAGGATCCCCGCTATTCATTCGTGCACGCGGACATCACCGACGGCGAGGCCATGGAAAAGCTTTTCCGGGAAACGCGGCCCGCAGGCGTCTTCAACTTCGCGGCCGAAAGCCATGTGGACCGGTCCATCGACAGCCCCGACGATTTTATCCAGACGAATGTCGTGGGCACGCACACGCTGCTGCGCGTGGCGCTTCATTATTACAAAGAGCTGACCGAGGCCGCGCAAAAAAATTTTCGCTTCCTCCACGTTTCCACCGACGAAGTTTATGGTTCTCTCGGAGCGACGGGGCTTTTCATGGAAACCACGCCGTACGCGCCCAATTCGCCGTATTCGGCTTCCAAGGCCGCGGCCGACCATCTGGTTCGCGCGTATTACGAGACCTATAAATTTCCCGGGCTCATTACCAACTGCTCGAACAATTACGGGCCTTTCCAGTTTCCCGAGAAACTCATTCCGCTGACCCTCTTGAACGCGCTGGAAGGAAAAAAACTGCCGATCTACGGCGACGGCAGCAACGTGCGCGACTGGCTCTACGTGGAGGATCACTGCGACGGCATCCTCCTGGCCTTTCAGAAAGGAAAGCTGGGCGAGAAATACAACATCGGCGGCAATAACGAACGCACGAACCTCCAGATCGTGGACCGCATCTGCGAAGTCCTGGAAAGCGTGCGGCCCGCGGCGAAAAACGCGGCGCTCGCGTCGCAGGGCATGAAGCGCTACGCGGACCTCAAGACCTTCGTCCGCGACAGGCCGGGCCATGACAAAAGGTACGCGATCGACGCGTCGAAAATTTCCAAAGAGCTGGGCTGGAAAGCCAAGCATCCGTTCGACAAGGGGATCGTCGAGACGATCCAGTGGTACCTGGCCAATGGCGCGTGGTGTGAAAAAGTACAGTCGGGCAAATACGGGCGTGAAAGATTGGGCGGGGAAGCGCCGAAAAAAGAATCCATGAAGAGGCATTCATGA
- a CDS encoding RluA family pseudouridine synthase, translating to MKLSLKPEIIFEDQHLIVVSKPAGLLSQGEETDAPNLVDWLRGYLGRHYVGLVHRLDRNTSGLMVVAKRTKSAARLTASLQEGALVRHYLAWLVGDLKAPAAWKHHLLKDEKKNEVRVVSAKTGGAKPAHLSMTPRRRASWKNRTLTLAELKLETGRSHQIRVQAAAEGFPVLGDRKYGQYCREAWNLALERPALHSSFLSFPHPMSGEVMKFESPLPPDLDF from the coding sequence ATGAAACTTTCCCTCAAGCCCGAAATCATTTTTGAAGATCAACACCTCATCGTCGTGTCCAAACCCGCCGGGCTTCTGAGCCAGGGCGAAGAAACCGACGCGCCCAATCTCGTGGACTGGCTTCGCGGTTATTTGGGGCGGCATTACGTGGGGCTTGTCCATCGCCTCGACCGCAACACGTCCGGGCTCATGGTGGTGGCCAAGAGGACCAAGTCCGCGGCGCGCCTGACCGCGTCGCTCCAGGAAGGGGCGCTTGTGCGGCATTACCTTGCCTGGCTGGTGGGAGATCTGAAAGCGCCGGCCGCATGGAAGCATCATCTCCTGAAAGACGAAAAGAAAAACGAAGTCCGCGTGGTTTCCGCGAAAACCGGCGGGGCCAAGCCCGCGCATTTGTCCATGACGCCGCGGCGCCGTGCGTCATGGAAAAACCGGACGCTCACGCTCGCGGAATTAAAACTGGAAACCGGGCGGTCGCATCAAATCCGCGTCCAGGCCGCGGCCGAAGGCTTTCCCGTGCTGGGGGACCGGAAGTACGGCCAATACTGCCGCGAGGCGTGGAACCTCGCGCTCGAACGGCCGGCGCTTCATTCTTCCTTTTTATCCTTTCCGCATCCCATGAGCGGCGAGGTCATGAAATTCGAGTCGCCGCTTCCGCCGGATCTCGACTTCTGA
- a CDS encoding SDR family NAD(P)-dependent oxidoreductase translates to MPAQAPARKAIVIGASSGIGRALAKALAAEGYTVGLAARRTELLESLQKEIASPTLLKPMDLRDIEGSRRLFNDLVRELGGVDLVVLNSGVNPENPDKAWDPEHEILQVNVVGFAALASEAADHFERQGSGHLVGISSIAGLRGSPKCPAYSASKSFASRLLEGLRMRLSSQGIAVTDIRPGFVDTAMIAGSRVRFWVASCETAAAQIVAAIRARKKKVYVTRRWALVAFALHLVPEAFLAWGNKKFRMQPVEAKKIAAV, encoded by the coding sequence ATGCCGGCCCAAGCCCCCGCGCGCAAAGCAATCGTGATCGGCGCCAGCTCCGGCATCGGGCGCGCGCTGGCCAAGGCGCTCGCGGCCGAAGGCTACACGGTGGGACTTGCCGCGCGGCGGACCGAGCTGTTGGAAAGCCTTCAAAAGGAAATTGCCTCGCCCACGCTTCTCAAGCCCATGGATTTGCGGGACATCGAAGGTTCGCGCCGCCTTTTCAACGACCTGGTGCGGGAACTTGGCGGTGTGGATCTGGTCGTCCTCAATTCCGGGGTGAATCCCGAAAATCCGGACAAGGCCTGGGACCCGGAACATGAGATTCTCCAGGTGAACGTCGTGGGCTTCGCAGCCCTCGCCTCGGAAGCCGCGGATCATTTCGAACGCCAGGGGAGCGGGCACCTGGTCGGCATTTCGTCGATCGCGGGCCTGCGCGGCAGCCCCAAATGCCCGGCCTACAGCGCGTCCAAGAGTTTCGCCTCGCGTCTGCTCGAAGGCCTTCGGATGCGTTTGTCCTCACAGGGCATTGCAGTCACCGACATCCGTCCCGGCTTTGTGGACACGGCCATGATTGCCGGCAGCCGGGTCCGCTTTTGGGTCGCTTCCTGTGAAACCGCCGCGGCGCAGATCGTGGCCGCGATCCGCGCGCGCAAAAAAAAGGTCTATGTCACGCGCCGCTGGGCGCTCGTCGCTTTTGCGCTTCATCTCGTGCCCGAAGCCTTTCTCGCCTGGGGCAACAAAAAATTCCGCATGCAGCCCGTAGAAGCGAAAAAAATCGCCGCCGTGTGA
- a CDS encoding GAF domain-containing protein has product MTYQTLNIPNTSPKPARAEAMNVLQMLLPAFVLMASFAVLSLEFYFHDALNLSGAVQSVFFAGTGAVFLASFVFLLRSLNSYRTWIDSIHARHREQVDRLEREIRRKENEAVEFLESCVLLFEKSEIKKLSDKVMEVSERVLGADQGSVMLLDGRGKLKIVSSRGIGDDVASKVQLKLGERVAGLAALEKTEFLLNGTLDNYPLFKNLEGNPIIRSSMICPISHQDKVLGILNLSRTKREDAFTSQDLTRATLLAKQIGAALHYGQVCMMLRENAQQFKTMYRLYRQSREELSEIEKMSPVTVPFLKKPRLSA; this is encoded by the coding sequence ATGACCTATCAAACCCTCAACATTCCCAACACGAGTCCTAAACCGGCTCGCGCCGAAGCGATGAACGTCCTGCAAATGCTGCTGCCCGCGTTTGTCCTGATGGCCTCTTTCGCGGTGCTGTCGCTGGAGTTTTATTTTCACGACGCGCTGAATCTGAGCGGCGCCGTGCAAAGCGTTTTTTTCGCGGGGACGGGCGCCGTCTTTCTCGCGTCGTTCGTGTTTCTTCTCCGGTCGTTGAACAGCTACCGCACCTGGATCGATTCGATTCACGCACGCCACCGCGAGCAGGTCGACCGGCTCGAGCGGGAAATCCGGCGCAAGGAAAACGAGGCTGTGGAATTTCTCGAATCCTGTGTTTTGCTTTTCGAAAAATCCGAAATCAAAAAATTATCCGACAAAGTCATGGAAGTTTCCGAACGGGTGCTCGGCGCGGACCAGGGTTCGGTCATGCTGCTCGACGGCAGGGGAAAACTCAAAATCGTTTCCAGCCGCGGCATTGGCGACGACGTCGCGTCGAAAGTCCAGCTCAAGCTGGGCGAGCGCGTGGCCGGGCTTGCGGCGCTCGAAAAAACGGAATTCCTGCTGAATGGAACGCTCGACAATTATCCGCTTTTCAAAAACCTGGAAGGCAATCCCATCATCCGCTCGTCCATGATCTGCCCGATCAGCCATCAGGACAAAGTGCTCGGCATCCTGAACCTCAGCCGCACGAAAAGGGAAGACGCATTCACGTCGCAGGACCTGACGCGCGCCACGCTTCTCGCCAAGCAGATCGGCGCGGCACTTCACTACGGCCAGGTCTGCATGATGCTGAGAGAAAATGCGCAGCAGTTCAAGACGATGTACCGCCTTTACCGCCAGAGCCGCGAAGAACTCAGCGAAATCGAAAAGATGTCCCCGGTCACGGTCCCGTTCCTGAAAAAGCCCCGCTTGTCCGCATAA